The following coding sequences lie in one Myxococcus xanthus genomic window:
- a CDS encoding alpha/beta hydrolase has product MSLFIPLALARSLGLRLLNPLLAARPARLSRGVGPLRRIHVLLAAGLLTASCSSGPASRTAPVARVDGTPVTLQDTFQFDLDSTHTGRTHRLYVAVPEGPAPAAGHPVIYLLDGGAHFPTLERLTRALPRLARGFGVAAATPVIVGLTYPGDPAHNDQARGEDYTPPAPNLSNTGDRFSKKQGGADRFLDFLKKELEPALASRLPIDGSRTALMGHSYGGLLVLHAFFTRPTSFNAFIAGSPSIWWNDRYVLTEKKAFLERFARTPVKARVLLTVGGLEQKPRKSEGTRGMFAAERRMVDNARELAVELEAMGGGDFAVQYLEFPGDDHYSAWLPMLSRGLLFFSAPSLLPGAD; this is encoded by the coding sequence ATGAGTCTCTTCATCCCCCTCGCGCTGGCGCGCTCCCTTGGGCTGCGCTTGCTGAACCCGCTGCTCGCCGCACGCCCCGCGCGCTTGAGCCGAGGCGTGGGCCCCCTGAGGCGCATCCACGTGCTCCTCGCGGCGGGTCTGCTGACCGCCAGTTGCTCCTCGGGGCCGGCATCACGCACCGCGCCGGTGGCTCGGGTGGACGGGACGCCGGTGACGCTCCAGGACACCTTCCAGTTCGATCTCGACTCGACCCACACCGGACGGACCCACCGGTTGTACGTGGCGGTGCCCGAGGGCCCCGCGCCCGCCGCCGGCCATCCGGTCATCTACCTGCTGGATGGCGGCGCGCACTTTCCCACCCTGGAGCGTCTCACGCGCGCCCTCCCCAGGCTCGCGCGGGGCTTCGGCGTCGCGGCTGCAACGCCGGTCATCGTCGGGCTGACCTACCCGGGTGACCCGGCCCACAACGACCAGGCACGCGGTGAGGACTACACGCCGCCCGCCCCGAATCTCTCGAACACAGGGGACCGGTTCTCGAAGAAGCAGGGGGGAGCGGATCGCTTCCTGGACTTCCTGAAGAAGGAACTCGAGCCCGCGCTTGCATCGAGATTGCCGATCGACGGCTCGCGCACCGCGCTGATGGGCCACTCCTATGGCGGCCTCCTGGTGCTGCATGCGTTCTTCACGAGGCCCACGTCCTTCAACGCCTTCATCGCGGGGAGCCCGTCCATCTGGTGGAACGACCGCTACGTGCTCACCGAGAAGAAGGCCTTCCTGGAGCGGTTCGCGCGGACCCCGGTGAAGGCGCGCGTGCTGCTCACGGTGGGAGGGCTGGAGCAGAAGCCGCGCAAGAGCGAGGGGACGCGGGGCATGTTCGCCGCCGAGCGGCGGATGGTCGACAATGCCCGCGAGCTCGCCGTGGAGCTCGAGGCGATGGGCGGCGGCGATTTCGCGGTCCAGTACCTGGAGTTTCCCGGCGATGATCACTACAGCGCATGGCTCCCCATGCTGAGCCGTGGGCTGCTCTTCTTCTCCGCTCCCTCGCTGCTTCCGGGGGCCGACTGA